A region of Aquarana catesbeiana isolate 2022-GZ linkage group LG08, ASM4218655v1, whole genome shotgun sequence DNA encodes the following proteins:
- the LOC141106500 gene encoding uncharacterized protein isoform X2: MIENYQTLQSLGWDSVKPSVVSMIERGEEPYLNEMWQSEKEMILESYNTDEAFNMTLSDISDLPVLPLDWIAEDGFVHPDYYTTRITRSMTSGTPFRIKLEKPNGIFPFHVSTQRLDTWTEYSSSHYNQRTIHEEKPLNLSAVNTNFIKHESLLSCFGGEHPFSYESDLFQDEEIRKKQKQFVCSVCGSVFISKLGFIKHQKLHKGQNTFSCAECDRCFSSASDLVVHRKIHTEQKPFVCSECGKCFITSLHLTRHLRSHENEKPFPCSDCGKCFSSTGNLVVHQRIHTGEKPFVCSQCGKCFSQKASFLSHQRIHTGEKPFVCFQCGKRFTQKASCIVHQRIHTGEKPFVCFECGKCFSSKVYLVRHRLVHTGEKPFACSHCGRCFTQKASYLAHQRIHTGEKPFVCTHCGKPFSQKASCIVHQRIHTGEKPFECPDCGKCFSSKIYLVRHRVVHTGERPFACFDCGKCFTQKASFNAHQRIHNDEKPFKCEECGKCFAQKASFLAHQRIHTGEKPFLCTLCGKCFTQKASYLTHQRIHTGEKPYMCTLCGKCFTQKASYLAHERIHTGEKPYVCSHCGKCFAQKASCIVHQRIHTGEKPFVCSQCGKQFAQKASCIVHQRIHTGEKPYGCAECGKCFSSKIYLVRHQLIHRGEKPFQCGQCGKCFTQKGGYLAHQRIHTDDKPFKCHECGRGFAQKANYLAHHRIHTGEKPFECTECGKCFSQKASFITHQRVHTGEKPFVCTQCGKCFSQKASYLAHERIHTGEKPFVCTQCGKRFTQKASCVVHQRIHTGERPFECAVCGKCFRLKKSFDEHQRTHTGEKPFPCSDCGKCFTNAANRIIHQRIHTGEKPYACSVCGKCFTQKASFASHQRTHTGEKPFVCSQCGKCFTSASNLIVHRRIHTDQKPFLCPECGKCFTSKIYLVRHQIIHTGQKPFECTECGKCFTQKAGYVAHQRIHTGEKPFVCTHCGKCFTQKASCIVHQRIHTGEKPFECCQCGKRFSSKVYLVRHQLIHTDIKPYKCSECGKCFTQKASYNAHYRIHTDEKPFKCSECGKCFTQKASFVAHQRVHTGEKPFVCNHCGKCFTQKASCVVHQRIHTGEKPFGCSECGKCFSAKVYLVRHQLIHADVKPFKCAECGRCFTQKAAYMAHQKLHVDEKPFVCSECGKCFTQKDSYVAHKKVHIDGKPLACT; encoded by the exons GATGGGACAGTGTAAAGCCTTCTGTCGTATCAATGATTGAGCGGGGAGAGGAGCCATACTTGAATGAGATGTGGCAGTCTGAGAAGGAGATGATTCTGGAGAGTTATAATACAG atgaagCCTTCAATATGACCCTTTCAGATATTAGCGATTTGCCTGTTCTCCCACTAGACTGGATTGCAGAAGATGGTTTTGTCCACCCTGATTATTATACCACGAGGATTACTAGAAGTATGACATCAGGCACTCCCTTTCGAATAAAGTTAGAGAAGCCGAATGGAATCTTCCCATTTCATGTCTCAACACAAAGACTCGATACCTGGACAGAATATTCATCATCTCACTATAACCAAAGAACCATACATGAAGAGAAACCTTTGAACTTGTCTGCTGTGAACACTAATTTTATCAAACACGAGAGCCTTTTGTCCTGTTTTGGTGGTGAGCATCCATTTAGTTACGAGTCTGACCTTTTCCAAGATGAGGAGATCCGCAAAAAACAGAAACAGTTTGTCTGCTCAGTGTGCGGTAGTGTCTTTATCTCCAAGTTAGGTTTCATCAAACATCAGAAACTTCACAAAGGGCAGAATACGTTTTCCTGTGCCGAATGTGACCGATGTTTTTCAAGTGCCTCGGACCTCGTGGTCCACCGGAAAATTCACACAGAGCAGAAACCCTTTGTCTGTTCCGAATGTGGAAAGTGCTTTATCACGAGCCTCCATCTCACCAGACATTTAAGAAGCCATGAGAACGAAAAGCCGTTTCCTTGCTCGGATTGTGGAAAATGCTTCAGCAGCACAGGCAACTTGGTGGTTCATCAGCGAATTCACACAGGCGAGAAACCTTTTGTCTGTTCTCAGTGCGGCAAATGCTTTTCCCAAAAAGCTAGTTTCCTTTCccaccagaggattcacaccggGGAAAAACCCTTTGTTTGCTTCCAGTGTGGCAAACGCTTTACTCAAAAAGCTAGCTGTATAGTCCACCAGAGAATACACACAGGCGAGAAGCCTTTTGTTTGCtttgagtgtgggaaatgcttcAGCTCTAAGGTCTATTTGGTTCGGCACCGACTGGTTCACACGGGTGAAAAGCCCTTTGCCTGTTCCCACTGCGGCAGGTGCTTCACACAGAAAGCTAGCTACCTGGCCCACCAGCGTATTCACACGGGTGAAAAACCCTTTGTCTGCACCCACTGCGGCAAACCTTTTTCTCAAAAGGCCAGCTGCATTGTGCACCAACGAATTCAcacaggtgaaaaaccttttgagTGTCCGGATTGTGGCAAATGCTTTAGCTCGAAGATCTACCTGGTGAGACACAGAGTGGTCCACACCGGCGAACGACCCTTTGCTTGTTTTGATTGTGGAAAATGCTTCACGCAGAAGGCTAGCTTTAATGCGCACCAGAGGATACACAATGATGAGAAACCCTTCAAGTGTGAGGAGTGCGGTAAATGTTTCGCGCAGAAGGCTAGCTTCCTGGCTCACCAACGGATCCACACCGGTGAAAAGCCTTTCTTGTGTACTTTGTGTGGAAAGTGTTTTACCCAGAAAGCCAGTTACCTCACACATCAGCGAATCCACACAGGGGAAAAACCCTATATGTGTACACTGTGCGGAAAATGTTTTACGCAGAAAGCCAGCTACCTGGCTCATGAGCGGATTCACACAGGGGAAAAACCCTATGTCTGCTCCCATTGTGGGAAGTGTTTTGCTCAGAAAGCCAGCTGTATTgtccaccagagaattcacacgggggaaaagccctTTGTCTGCTCACAGTGTGGCAAGCAATTTGCCCAGAAAGCAAGTTGCATTGTccaccagaggattcacaccggAGAAAAACCCTATGGCTGTGCCGAGTGTGGCAAGTGTTTTAGCTCAAAGATCTACCTGGTGAGGCACCAACTCATTCATCGTGGGGAAAAGCCGTTTCAATGCGGGCAGTGCGGCAAGTGCTTCACCCAGAAAGGAGGATACTTGGCCCATCAAAGGATTCACACAGACGACAAACCTTTTAAGTGTCATGAATGTGGACGGGGCTTTGCCCAGAAGGCTAATTATCTGGCCCACCATAGGATACATACAGGAGAGAAGCCCTTTGAGTGCACTGAGTGTGGCAAATGCTTTTCCCAGAAGGCTAGCTTTATCACACACCAGCGGGTTCACACTGGTGAGAAGCCTTTTGTGTGCACGCAGTGTGGCAAATGCTTTTCACAGAAAGCAAGCTACTTGGCTCACGAGCgcattcacacaggggagaagccatttgTGTGTACGCAGTGCGGCAAGAGGTTTACACAGAAGGCTAGCTGTGtcgtacaccagagaattcacacaggtgagcgaccTTTTGAATGTGCGGTGTGCGGAAAATGTTTCCGACTGAAGAAAAGCTTTGATGAACACCAACGGACTCACACAGGAGAAAAACCCTTTCCCTGTTCTGATTGTGGCAAATGTTTCACCAACGCTGCCAACCGAATAATACACCAACGGATTCACACTGGAGAAAAGCCTTATGCCTGTTCggtgtgtgggaaatgtttcactcagaaagcAAGCTTTGCGTCCCACCAGAGGACCCATACTGGGGAAAAGCCTTTTGTGTGTTCCCAGTGTGGAAAATGTTTCACCAGTGCCTCTAACCTCATAGTCCACCGGCGCATCCACACTGACCAGAAGCCGTTTCTTTGTccagagtgtggaaaatgtttcacCTCCAAGATTTACCTGGTTCGTCATCAGATTATCCACACAGGCCAGAAGCCCTTTGAGTGCACAGAGTGTGGCAAATGCTTTACGCAGAAAGCTGGCTATGTGGCACACCAGCGaattcacacgggggaaaagcctttTGTGTGTACACACTGCGGAAAATGCTTTACCCAGAAGGCCAGCTGCATTGTTCACCAACGAATTCATACTGGTGAAAAGCCTTTTGAGTGTTGCCAGTGTGGCAAGCGGTTTAGCTCCAAGGTCTACCTGGTGCGGCATCAGTTGATTCACACTGATATCAAGCCCTACAAATGTTCTGAGTGTGGCAAATGCTTCACACAGAAGGCCAGCTACAATGCACACTACAGAATTCACACAGATGAGAAACCTTTTAAATGTTCAGAGTGTGGTAAATGCTTCACTCAGAAGGCTTCTTTTGTGGCTCACCAACGGGTCCATACCGGTGAAAAACCATTTGTTTGCAACCATTGTGGCAAGTGCTTCACTCAGAAGGCCAGTTGCGTGGTCCATCAAAGAATTCACACGGGAGAGAAACCTTTTGGCTGTTCGGAGTGTGGTAAATGTTTCAGCGCCAAAGTCTACCTCGTTAGGCATCAGCTGATCCATGCGGACGTGAAGCCCTTCAAATGCGCTGAATGCGGGAGGTGCTTTACTCAGAAAGCTGCCTATATGGCACACCAGAAGCTCCATGTGGATGAAAAACCATTTGTTTGTTCAGAATGTGGGAAGTGCTTTACCCAGAAAGACAGTTATGTGGCCCACAAGAAGGTCCATATAGATGGGAAGCCCCTTGCATGTACCTGA
- the LOC141106500 gene encoding uncharacterized protein isoform X1, with translation MDSLRTVADFLGSTSDMNHLTGEEQATFDDIAVYFSKDEWDYLNDEEKDLYREVMIENYQTLQSLGWDSVKPSVVSMIERGEEPYLNEMWQSEKEMILESYNTDEAFNMTLSDISDLPVLPLDWIAEDGFVHPDYYTTRITRSMTSGTPFRIKLEKPNGIFPFHVSTQRLDTWTEYSSSHYNQRTIHEEKPLNLSAVNTNFIKHESLLSCFGGEHPFSYESDLFQDEEIRKKQKQFVCSVCGSVFISKLGFIKHQKLHKGQNTFSCAECDRCFSSASDLVVHRKIHTEQKPFVCSECGKCFITSLHLTRHLRSHENEKPFPCSDCGKCFSSTGNLVVHQRIHTGEKPFVCSQCGKCFSQKASFLSHQRIHTGEKPFVCFQCGKRFTQKASCIVHQRIHTGEKPFVCFECGKCFSSKVYLVRHRLVHTGEKPFACSHCGRCFTQKASYLAHQRIHTGEKPFVCTHCGKPFSQKASCIVHQRIHTGEKPFECPDCGKCFSSKIYLVRHRVVHTGERPFACFDCGKCFTQKASFNAHQRIHNDEKPFKCEECGKCFAQKASFLAHQRIHTGEKPFLCTLCGKCFTQKASYLTHQRIHTGEKPYMCTLCGKCFTQKASYLAHERIHTGEKPYVCSHCGKCFAQKASCIVHQRIHTGEKPFVCSQCGKQFAQKASCIVHQRIHTGEKPYGCAECGKCFSSKIYLVRHQLIHRGEKPFQCGQCGKCFTQKGGYLAHQRIHTDDKPFKCHECGRGFAQKANYLAHHRIHTGEKPFECTECGKCFSQKASFITHQRVHTGEKPFVCTQCGKCFSQKASYLAHERIHTGEKPFVCTQCGKRFTQKASCVVHQRIHTGERPFECAVCGKCFRLKKSFDEHQRTHTGEKPFPCSDCGKCFTNAANRIIHQRIHTGEKPYACSVCGKCFTQKASFASHQRTHTGEKPFVCSQCGKCFTSASNLIVHRRIHTDQKPFLCPECGKCFTSKIYLVRHQIIHTGQKPFECTECGKCFTQKAGYVAHQRIHTGEKPFVCTHCGKCFTQKASCIVHQRIHTGEKPFECCQCGKRFSSKVYLVRHQLIHTDIKPYKCSECGKCFTQKASYNAHYRIHTDEKPFKCSECGKCFTQKASFVAHQRVHTGEKPFVCNHCGKCFTQKASCVVHQRIHTGEKPFGCSECGKCFSAKVYLVRHQLIHADVKPFKCAECGRCFTQKAAYMAHQKLHVDEKPFVCSECGKCFTQKDSYVAHKKVHIDGKPLACT, from the exons GATGGGACAGTGTAAAGCCTTCTGTCGTATCAATGATTGAGCGGGGAGAGGAGCCATACTTGAATGAGATGTGGCAGTCTGAGAAGGAGATGATTCTGGAGAGTTATAATACAG atgaagCCTTCAATATGACCCTTTCAGATATTAGCGATTTGCCTGTTCTCCCACTAGACTGGATTGCAGAAGATGGTTTTGTCCACCCTGATTATTATACCACGAGGATTACTAGAAGTATGACATCAGGCACTCCCTTTCGAATAAAGTTAGAGAAGCCGAATGGAATCTTCCCATTTCATGTCTCAACACAAAGACTCGATACCTGGACAGAATATTCATCATCTCACTATAACCAAAGAACCATACATGAAGAGAAACCTTTGAACTTGTCTGCTGTGAACACTAATTTTATCAAACACGAGAGCCTTTTGTCCTGTTTTGGTGGTGAGCATCCATTTAGTTACGAGTCTGACCTTTTCCAAGATGAGGAGATCCGCAAAAAACAGAAACAGTTTGTCTGCTCAGTGTGCGGTAGTGTCTTTATCTCCAAGTTAGGTTTCATCAAACATCAGAAACTTCACAAAGGGCAGAATACGTTTTCCTGTGCCGAATGTGACCGATGTTTTTCAAGTGCCTCGGACCTCGTGGTCCACCGGAAAATTCACACAGAGCAGAAACCCTTTGTCTGTTCCGAATGTGGAAAGTGCTTTATCACGAGCCTCCATCTCACCAGACATTTAAGAAGCCATGAGAACGAAAAGCCGTTTCCTTGCTCGGATTGTGGAAAATGCTTCAGCAGCACAGGCAACTTGGTGGTTCATCAGCGAATTCACACAGGCGAGAAACCTTTTGTCTGTTCTCAGTGCGGCAAATGCTTTTCCCAAAAAGCTAGTTTCCTTTCccaccagaggattcacaccggGGAAAAACCCTTTGTTTGCTTCCAGTGTGGCAAACGCTTTACTCAAAAAGCTAGCTGTATAGTCCACCAGAGAATACACACAGGCGAGAAGCCTTTTGTTTGCtttgagtgtgggaaatgcttcAGCTCTAAGGTCTATTTGGTTCGGCACCGACTGGTTCACACGGGTGAAAAGCCCTTTGCCTGTTCCCACTGCGGCAGGTGCTTCACACAGAAAGCTAGCTACCTGGCCCACCAGCGTATTCACACGGGTGAAAAACCCTTTGTCTGCACCCACTGCGGCAAACCTTTTTCTCAAAAGGCCAGCTGCATTGTGCACCAACGAATTCAcacaggtgaaaaaccttttgagTGTCCGGATTGTGGCAAATGCTTTAGCTCGAAGATCTACCTGGTGAGACACAGAGTGGTCCACACCGGCGAACGACCCTTTGCTTGTTTTGATTGTGGAAAATGCTTCACGCAGAAGGCTAGCTTTAATGCGCACCAGAGGATACACAATGATGAGAAACCCTTCAAGTGTGAGGAGTGCGGTAAATGTTTCGCGCAGAAGGCTAGCTTCCTGGCTCACCAACGGATCCACACCGGTGAAAAGCCTTTCTTGTGTACTTTGTGTGGAAAGTGTTTTACCCAGAAAGCCAGTTACCTCACACATCAGCGAATCCACACAGGGGAAAAACCCTATATGTGTACACTGTGCGGAAAATGTTTTACGCAGAAAGCCAGCTACCTGGCTCATGAGCGGATTCACACAGGGGAAAAACCCTATGTCTGCTCCCATTGTGGGAAGTGTTTTGCTCAGAAAGCCAGCTGTATTgtccaccagagaattcacacgggggaaaagccctTTGTCTGCTCACAGTGTGGCAAGCAATTTGCCCAGAAAGCAAGTTGCATTGTccaccagaggattcacaccggAGAAAAACCCTATGGCTGTGCCGAGTGTGGCAAGTGTTTTAGCTCAAAGATCTACCTGGTGAGGCACCAACTCATTCATCGTGGGGAAAAGCCGTTTCAATGCGGGCAGTGCGGCAAGTGCTTCACCCAGAAAGGAGGATACTTGGCCCATCAAAGGATTCACACAGACGACAAACCTTTTAAGTGTCATGAATGTGGACGGGGCTTTGCCCAGAAGGCTAATTATCTGGCCCACCATAGGATACATACAGGAGAGAAGCCCTTTGAGTGCACTGAGTGTGGCAAATGCTTTTCCCAGAAGGCTAGCTTTATCACACACCAGCGGGTTCACACTGGTGAGAAGCCTTTTGTGTGCACGCAGTGTGGCAAATGCTTTTCACAGAAAGCAAGCTACTTGGCTCACGAGCgcattcacacaggggagaagccatttgTGTGTACGCAGTGCGGCAAGAGGTTTACACAGAAGGCTAGCTGTGtcgtacaccagagaattcacacaggtgagcgaccTTTTGAATGTGCGGTGTGCGGAAAATGTTTCCGACTGAAGAAAAGCTTTGATGAACACCAACGGACTCACACAGGAGAAAAACCCTTTCCCTGTTCTGATTGTGGCAAATGTTTCACCAACGCTGCCAACCGAATAATACACCAACGGATTCACACTGGAGAAAAGCCTTATGCCTGTTCggtgtgtgggaaatgtttcactcagaaagcAAGCTTTGCGTCCCACCAGAGGACCCATACTGGGGAAAAGCCTTTTGTGTGTTCCCAGTGTGGAAAATGTTTCACCAGTGCCTCTAACCTCATAGTCCACCGGCGCATCCACACTGACCAGAAGCCGTTTCTTTGTccagagtgtggaaaatgtttcacCTCCAAGATTTACCTGGTTCGTCATCAGATTATCCACACAGGCCAGAAGCCCTTTGAGTGCACAGAGTGTGGCAAATGCTTTACGCAGAAAGCTGGCTATGTGGCACACCAGCGaattcacacgggggaaaagcctttTGTGTGTACACACTGCGGAAAATGCTTTACCCAGAAGGCCAGCTGCATTGTTCACCAACGAATTCATACTGGTGAAAAGCCTTTTGAGTGTTGCCAGTGTGGCAAGCGGTTTAGCTCCAAGGTCTACCTGGTGCGGCATCAGTTGATTCACACTGATATCAAGCCCTACAAATGTTCTGAGTGTGGCAAATGCTTCACACAGAAGGCCAGCTACAATGCACACTACAGAATTCACACAGATGAGAAACCTTTTAAATGTTCAGAGTGTGGTAAATGCTTCACTCAGAAGGCTTCTTTTGTGGCTCACCAACGGGTCCATACCGGTGAAAAACCATTTGTTTGCAACCATTGTGGCAAGTGCTTCACTCAGAAGGCCAGTTGCGTGGTCCATCAAAGAATTCACACGGGAGAGAAACCTTTTGGCTGTTCGGAGTGTGGTAAATGTTTCAGCGCCAAAGTCTACCTCGTTAGGCATCAGCTGATCCATGCGGACGTGAAGCCCTTCAAATGCGCTGAATGCGGGAGGTGCTTTACTCAGAAAGCTGCCTATATGGCACACCAGAAGCTCCATGTGGATGAAAAACCATTTGTTTGTTCAGAATGTGGGAAGTGCTTTACCCAGAAAGACAGTTATGTGGCCCACAAGAAGGTCCATATAGATGGGAAGCCCCTTGCATGTACCTGA